In one window of Chryseobacterium phocaeense DNA:
- a CDS encoding YceI family protein, which translates to MKKLSVIALVGIGLLAASCNKEKSAETTAATTEQTVAESKGEVLTVDAATSVVNWKAFHKGGMAPRWGTLNVKSGDLSIEGGQLTAGNFVIDMNSIKVDPASVTEKDKKPADLEAHLKNPDFFDTAKNPTSDFKITSVADLKEAPADAVAGANKTVSGNLTLSGKTMNVTFPAKVDVAEGSASVQAKFTVNRADWGIKFGTSEADPAEWMISKDIEIAVDVKAKK; encoded by the coding sequence ATGAAAAAACTTAGTGTAATCGCATTAGTAGGAATTGGGTTGCTTGCAGCATCATGTAATAAAGAAAAATCAGCAGAAACTACAGCTGCCACTACTGAGCAGACCGTAGCAGAAAGCAAAGGAGAAGTATTAACAGTAGACGCTGCTACTTCTGTAGTAAACTGGAAAGCTTTCCACAAAGGAGGTATGGCTCCACGTTGGGGAACACTTAACGTGAAATCAGGTGATCTTAGCATTGAAGGAGGTCAGCTTACTGCCGGAAACTTTGTAATTGACATGAACTCTATCAAAGTAGATCCTGCTTCTGTAACAGAAAAAGATAAAAAACCTGCAGATCTTGAAGCACACTTAAAAAATCCTGATTTCTTTGATACGGCTAAAAACCCTACATCAGATTTCAAAATTACAAGCGTAGCAGATCTTAAAGAAGCTCCTGCAGATGCGGTAGCCGGAGCGAATAAAACCGTAAGCGGAAACCTTACATTATCAGGAAAGACAATGAACGTTACTTTCCCTGCTAAAGTAGATGTTGCTGAAGGTTCAGCGTCTGTTCAGGCTAAATTTACAGTGAACAGAGCAGACTGGGGGATTAAATTCGGTACTTCAGAAGCAGATCCTGCGGAATGGATGATCAGCAAAGACATCGAAATTGCAGTAGATGTAAAAGCTAAAAAATAA
- a CDS encoding O-methyltransferase, whose protein sequence is MNQQLFEKVDQYISNLVAPEDEILQQTIASLDKASMPQISVTATQGKFLQLMLLTCKAKRVLELGTLGAYSTIWMARAIPADGKVITVEFDPHHAQVASENIAKAGLSDKIDLRIGKAMDVLNELIAKGEEAFDFIFIDADKPPYAEYFELALQLSHPGTMIICDNVIREGKVLDENTTDERVKGVQRFNQLLADHPKVTATIMQTVGAKEYDGMAIAVVN, encoded by the coding sequence ATGAATCAGCAGTTATTTGAAAAAGTAGATCAGTACATCAGTAATCTGGTTGCACCTGAAGATGAAATTCTACAACAAACCATAGCGTCTCTGGATAAGGCTTCCATGCCTCAGATCAGTGTAACAGCCACTCAGGGCAAATTTCTGCAGCTGATGCTGCTTACCTGTAAAGCTAAGCGTGTTCTGGAACTGGGTACTTTAGGAGCATACAGCACCATCTGGATGGCAAGGGCTATTCCCGCGGACGGAAAAGTAATTACTGTGGAATTCGATCCTCATCATGCTCAGGTTGCCAGTGAAAACATTGCAAAAGCCGGACTTTCAGATAAAATTGATCTGCGGATTGGCAAGGCGATGGATGTATTAAACGAACTTATTGCCAAAGGTGAAGAAGCTTTTGATTTTATTTTTATTGATGCCGATAAACCTCCCTATGCTGAATATTTTGAACTGGCATTACAGCTTTCACATCCGGGAACCATGATTATTTGCGACAATGTGATCCGGGAAGGCAAAGTCCTTGATGAAAACACAACTGATGAAAGAGTGAAAGGCGTACAGCGGTTTAATCAGCTGCTGGCTGACCATCCAAAAGTTACCGCCACCATTATGCAAACTGTAGGTGCCAAAGAATATGACGGGATGGCGATTGCGGTTGTTAATTAA
- a CDS encoding DUF1294 domain-containing protein: protein MIYIFLLLNLFTLIIFGWDKRLAVKHKRRIPENTLLGLAFMGGTAGAVLGILIFRHKISKRSFLLKLTGIILVQAACIYFFQRYWGT from the coding sequence ATGATATACATTTTCCTTTTGTTAAACCTTTTCACACTGATAATCTTCGGATGGGATAAAAGACTTGCTGTAAAGCATAAAAGGAGGATTCCGGAAAACACGCTTTTAGGTTTGGCTTTTATGGGCGGAACGGCAGGAGCGGTTCTGGGAATCCTGATTTTCAGACATAAAATTTCAAAACGATCTTTTTTACTGAAACTTACAGGAATTATTTTGGTCCAGGCGGCATGCATTTATTTTTTTCAAAGATATTGGGGAACTTAA
- a CDS encoding glycoside hydrolase family 10 protein, with protein sequence MKMNIIKLTVLAGVFTLYTGCSVQNNTVKATPTKTTTPKPSGTKPIPKQQVSVANPVTGTPAADDTFRTTLPEIKREFRGAWIASVANINWPSRNNLTVDQQKAEAISMLDMLKENNFNAAIFQIRPSADALYTSSIEPWSFFLTGQTGAAPYPNYDPLQFWIEEAHKRGIELHVWLNPYRAHHSNGGAVNSMSMASRLSDIVIRLKNGMYWFDPANRRTQDHVSNVVKDIVKRYDIDAVHFDDYFYPYATYNRGADFPDNASWNEYLRSGGTLSRADWRRDNVNRFVERIYKEIHAEKNYVRFGISPFGIWKPGYPAGIVGSSQYDELYADAKLWLNKGWVDYFSPQLYWPIDSKGQGFEALLNWWKSENTMNRHLWPGLNTVEIKVSDRPSEIRNQIEISRQVLKNDAGEIHWSIAGLTKNPGMLPVLKNGPYKEKALVPKTPWIKAVPLQTPTIYVADNGSSVQVSWSIKNASEVFQWVLFTQYNGVWETEILTVDTLTKEIPKTKDGKKLNAAAIKAVDRLGNESDYMAKKIK encoded by the coding sequence ATGAAAATGAATATTATAAAACTGACCGTTTTAGCCGGAGTTTTTACACTATATACAGGTTGCTCCGTACAGAACAATACGGTAAAAGCAACTCCAACAAAAACTACTACACCTAAACCCAGCGGCACAAAGCCCATACCTAAACAGCAGGTATCCGTAGCTAATCCGGTGACGGGAACGCCCGCTGCAGACGATACATTCAGAACAACACTTCCGGAAATTAAACGCGAATTCCGTGGCGCATGGATTGCCAGTGTTGCCAACATCAACTGGCCTTCAAGGAATAATCTGACCGTTGACCAGCAGAAAGCAGAAGCCATCAGTATGCTTGACATGCTTAAAGAAAATAATTTCAATGCTGCGATATTCCAGATCAGACCTTCGGCAGATGCCTTGTATACAAGTAGCATAGAGCCCTGGTCGTTCTTTCTGACCGGACAGACCGGAGCTGCTCCTTACCCGAACTATGACCCGCTTCAGTTTTGGATTGAAGAAGCCCATAAAAGAGGAATAGAGCTTCATGTTTGGTTAAATCCTTACCGTGCCCATCATTCCAATGGAGGCGCTGTAAACAGTATGTCGATGGCCAGCAGGCTCTCCGATATTGTCATAAGGCTGAAGAACGGGATGTACTGGTTTGATCCGGCAAACAGGAGAACACAGGATCATGTTTCCAATGTGGTCAAAGATATTGTAAAGAGATATGATATAGATGCCGTGCATTTCGATGATTACTTCTATCCGTATGCAACCTACAACAGGGGCGCAGATTTCCCTGATAATGCAAGCTGGAACGAGTATCTGAGAAGCGGCGGTACCTTATCCAGAGCAGACTGGCGAAGAGATAATGTGAATAGGTTTGTGGAAAGGATCTACAAGGAAATTCATGCAGAAAAAAATTACGTAAGATTCGGGATAAGTCCTTTCGGAATCTGGAAGCCGGGTTATCCTGCCGGGATTGTAGGGTCTTCACAGTATGACGAATTATATGCCGATGCCAAATTATGGCTGAATAAAGGCTGGGTAGATTATTTCTCACCACAGCTCTACTGGCCCATAGATTCAAAAGGGCAGGGCTTTGAAGCTCTGTTAAACTGGTGGAAATCTGAAAATACTATGAACCGCCATCTATGGCCGGGACTGAATACCGTTGAGATCAAAGTATCAGACCGTCCTTCCGAAATCAGAAACCAGATCGAAATTTCCAGACAGGTTTTAAAGAATGATGCCGGAGAGATTCATTGGAGTATTGCTGGGCTTACAAAAAACCCGGGGATGCTTCCTGTCCTGAAAAACGGACCATACAAAGAAAAAGCACTGGTCCCGAAAACTCCATGGATAAAAGCTGTTCCGCTACAGACGCCTACGATTTATGTTGCAGATAACGGAAGCTCGGTACAGGTAAGTTGGAGTATTAAAAATGCTTCTGAAGTTTTCCAGTGGGTACTTTTCACCCAATACAACGGAGTCTGGGAAACCGAAATTTTAACAGTGGATACCCTTACGAAAGAAATCCCAAAAACCAAAGACGGGAAAAAATTAAATGCAGCCGCTATAAAAGCTGTTGACCGATTAGGAAATGAGAGTGATTATATGGCGAAGAAGATAAAATAG
- a CDS encoding right-handed parallel beta-helix repeat-containing protein, translating into MIYANAFFTPGNSYPNDDIVQLVDNYTHQAVTYKKVGTAVEDGVIYRKKDNDFYERQWSGYVNILWWNIRETGILAPTVTQRINQALAMGYDTFFDEMSIEIEGTLYLQCNQKILSNNCSIKQKSKSKEIFNCEGKENISIKGFSLEGEGDEYEGGASSRNVGVMAHRSKNIIIEKNMFKDFTYSAVSGWGGVEHFIFRFNRVKNGLFTHAWANINYKKDNAGIVVAGKNITILKNYFENSSQGIYIAENSDVVSVSDNDVENTILEHGMYLDSGISNLTVIGNRVRNTLKAGIKLQNYESSEDTDDHYVSNNIVISSNIIENTGDGGDGILINNTTSPAVPQLYAKNVVVSGNVIRNAGQHGINIRYVDLGVISNNVVNNTAATGIYISDTKGVEVSHNNIRTTQENGIMIEAHNYLLSASFNTIENPAMRNSGLTDLLTGITIRGTLNKEITLRNNKMIGSGNTMEYGIFVEFITPTEGNPVKKTFQETYEIVGNTVLNAVTPYRFNSDIALRLLNNNYKNLLSSPGQE; encoded by the coding sequence ATGATTTACGCAAATGCATTTTTTACACCGGGTAACAGCTATCCGAATGACGACATTGTACAGCTGGTAGATAACTACACTCATCAGGCTGTTACATATAAAAAAGTGGGAACCGCTGTTGAAGATGGTGTGATCTACCGGAAAAAAGATAATGATTTTTACGAAAGACAATGGTCAGGGTATGTCAATATATTGTGGTGGAATATCAGGGAAACCGGAATTTTAGCACCTACCGTTACCCAGCGTATTAATCAGGCCCTAGCGATGGGATATGATACATTTTTTGATGAAATGTCTATTGAGATTGAGGGAACCTTATATCTACAGTGCAACCAAAAAATCCTATCCAATAACTGTAGTATAAAGCAGAAATCAAAAAGCAAGGAAATTTTTAACTGTGAGGGTAAAGAAAATATTTCTATTAAAGGGTTCAGTTTAGAAGGAGAAGGAGATGAGTATGAAGGCGGTGCCAGTTCCAGAAATGTAGGTGTTATGGCTCACCGGTCTAAAAATATTATTATCGAGAAGAATATGTTTAAAGATTTCACTTATTCCGCCGTATCAGGATGGGGAGGTGTAGAGCATTTTATTTTCAGATTCAACAGGGTTAAAAATGGATTATTTACTCATGCCTGGGCAAATATCAATTACAAAAAAGATAATGCTGGTATTGTAGTAGCCGGAAAAAACATCACTATTTTGAAAAACTATTTTGAAAATTCATCACAGGGTATTTATATCGCCGAAAATTCTGATGTTGTGAGTGTTTCAGATAACGACGTTGAAAATACAATTCTTGAGCATGGAATGTACCTTGATTCCGGTATTTCAAATCTTACGGTGATTGGAAACAGAGTACGGAATACGTTGAAAGCAGGGATCAAACTTCAAAATTATGAGTCTTCAGAGGATACTGATGATCATTATGTTAGTAATAATATTGTGATTTCCAGTAATATTATTGAAAATACAGGTGATGGAGGCGATGGGATTTTAATTAATAATACAACATCGCCGGCGGTTCCCCAGCTTTATGCAAAAAATGTGGTTGTTTCCGGAAATGTGATCAGAAATGCTGGTCAGCACGGAATTAATATCAGGTACGTAGATCTTGGAGTTATTTCCAATAATGTGGTTAATAATACTGCTGCCACAGGAATTTATATCTCAGATACAAAAGGGGTAGAAGTCAGCCATAATAATATCAGAACAACACAGGAGAACGGGATTATGATTGAAGCCCATAATTATTTATTATCAGCTAGTTTCAACACCATTGAAAACCCGGCAATGAGAAACTCAGGTCTCACAGATCTGTTAACAGGGATTACTATACGTGGAACGCTAAATAAAGAAATTACTTTAAGAAACAATAAGATGATAGGGAGTGGTAATACTATGGAATACGGAATTTTTGTTGAATTTATAACACCTACGGAAGGAAATCCGGTGAAAAAGACTTTTCAGGAGACTTATGAAATTGTAGGAAATACAGTCCTGAATGCTGTTACTCCATATAGATTTAACAGTGATATAGCTTTAAGGCTACTTAATAACAATTACAAAAATTTATTATCAAGTCCGGGTCAGGAATAG
- the typA gene encoding translational GTPase TypA: MQNIRNIAIIAHVDHGKTTLVDKIIHATNIFRENQESGELIMDNNDLERERGITILSKNISVTYKDTKINVIDTPGHADFGGEVERVLKMADGVILLVDAFEGPMPQTRFVLQKALELGLRPLVVINKVDKPNCRPDEVHDQVFDLFFNLDATEEQLDFPTFYGSSKQGWFNTSLEQTEDILPLLDGILQYVPAPKVSEGTLQMQITSLDYSSFLGRIAIGKVTRGEIKESQWIGLAQADGKIVKGKVKELYVFEGLGKKKVTEVQAGDICAVVGFDAFQIGDSFVDLENPEPLERTAIDEPTLNMTFSINNSPFFGKDGKYVTSNHLKERLYKELEKNLALRVQQTDDANTFLVFGRGILHLSVLIETMRREGYEMTIGQPQVILREIDGEKCEPYESLVVDVPEEYASRVIDLATQRKGDLHIMETKGEMQHMEFEIPSRGLIGLRSQMLTATAGEAIMAHRFTEYKPFKGAIPGRNNGVLISKTQGPATEYSIAKLQDRGKFFVDPGEEIYAGMIIGEQNKPGDLVVNIVEAKQLNNMRASGKDKDTGVAPKILFSLEECMEYIQGDEAIEVTPNFIRMRKKLLSEEERKRVERSAKA; encoded by the coding sequence ATGCAAAACATTAGAAATATTGCGATTATCGCGCACGTTGACCACGGGAAGACGACTTTGGTTGACAAGATTATTCATGCTACAAACATTTTCAGAGAAAATCAGGAAAGTGGAGAATTAATAATGGATAACAATGATCTTGAAAGAGAGAGAGGGATTACGATCTTATCCAAAAATATTTCTGTTACCTATAAAGACACAAAAATTAACGTAATTGATACACCTGGTCACGCCGATTTCGGTGGGGAAGTAGAAAGAGTTCTGAAAATGGCGGATGGGGTAATTTTGTTGGTAGATGCCTTTGAAGGGCCGATGCCTCAGACAAGATTCGTACTTCAGAAAGCTTTGGAGCTGGGATTGAGACCATTGGTGGTAATCAATAAAGTAGATAAGCCAAACTGTCGTCCGGACGAAGTTCACGATCAGGTATTTGATTTATTCTTCAACCTTGATGCGACTGAAGAGCAGCTGGATTTCCCAACGTTCTACGGATCTTCAAAACAAGGTTGGTTCAACACTTCATTAGAGCAGACTGAAGATATTTTACCGTTATTGGATGGTATTTTACAGTATGTTCCTGCACCGAAAGTATCAGAAGGAACCCTTCAGATGCAGATCACTTCTCTTGATTATTCTTCATTCTTGGGAAGAATTGCCATCGGGAAAGTGACAAGAGGGGAGATCAAAGAATCCCAGTGGATTGGTCTTGCTCAGGCAGACGGTAAAATTGTAAAAGGAAAAGTAAAGGAATTATACGTTTTCGAAGGTTTAGGAAAGAAAAAAGTAACCGAAGTACAGGCAGGTGATATCTGTGCTGTAGTAGGTTTCGATGCTTTCCAGATCGGGGATTCTTTCGTGGATCTTGAAAACCCTGAGCCGTTGGAAAGAACAGCAATTGATGAGCCTACACTGAACATGACGTTCTCTATCAACAATTCACCTTTCTTCGGAAAAGACGGTAAATATGTTACCTCAAACCACCTGAAAGAAAGATTGTACAAAGAGTTAGAGAAAAACCTGGCACTTAGAGTTCAGCAAACTGATGATGCCAATACATTCCTTGTTTTCGGTAGAGGTATTCTTCACTTATCGGTTTTAATCGAAACGATGAGAAGAGAAGGATATGAAATGACGATTGGTCAGCCGCAGGTTATCCTTAGAGAAATCGACGGAGAAAAATGTGAGCCTTACGAATCTTTGGTAGTTGACGTTCCTGAAGAATATGCTTCAAGAGTAATCGACCTGGCTACTCAGAGAAAAGGAGATCTTCACATTATGGAAACCAAAGGGGAAATGCAGCATATGGAATTCGAAATTCCTTCAAGAGGTTTGATCGGATTACGTTCCCAGATGTTGACAGCTACTGCAGGTGAAGCTATTATGGCACACCGTTTCACAGAATACAAGCCTTTCAAAGGGGCGATTCCTGGAAGAAATAACGGGGTATTGATCAGCAAAACTCAAGGTCCGGCAACTGAATATTCTATTGCTAAACTGCAGGACAGAGGTAAGTTCTTCGTAGATCCGGGTGAGGAAATCTATGCAGGGATGATCATCGGTGAACAAAACAAGCCTGGTGACCTGGTAGTAAACATCGTGGAAGCAAAACAGCTGAACAACATGAGAGCTTCCGGAAAAGATAAAGATACCGGTGTTGCTCCGAAAATCTTATTCTCTCTTGAAGAATGTATGGAATATATTCAGGGTGATGAAGCGATTGAGGTAACTCCGAACTTCATCCGTATGAGAAAGAAACTACTTTCAGAAGAAGAAAGAAAAAGAGTGGAAAGATCAGCGAAAGCTTAA
- a CDS encoding Tex family protein, translated as MTTVTFIQQQLNISEKSINNTLQLLAEDCTIPFISRYRKDKTGNLDEVQIEQISKISKQFEDIVKRKEAILKAIEEQNALAPELKQRIEESFDIPELEDLYLPFKKRRKTKADAAKEKGLEPLAKIIMSQKSSDLQFLASKYLNAEVPNEEEALQGARDIMAEWINENMYVRKNLRRLFQRKAMITSKAVKAKKDEEEAQKFSQYFEWEENLTRTPSHRLLAMLRAESEGFVKLNIGIDKEEAIDFIEKAVIKSDNESSDQIAVAIKDSYKRLLEPAISNEALQEAKEKADKKAIEIFSENLSQLLLAPPLGEKRILAIDPGYKSGCKVVCIDEKGDLLHNETLYPHAPQNESGMAMKKIRSMVNAYNIEAISIGNGTASRETEFFIKKIAFDKPLQVFVVSEAGASVYSASKIARDEFPSYDVTVRGAVSIGRRLADPLAELVKIDAKSIGVGQYQHDVDQTQLKSELDTTVMKCVNSVGINLNTASKSLLSYVSGIGEKMAENIVNYRTENGPFEDRKQLKKVPRLGEKAYQQAAAFVRITNAQNPLDNSAVHPEAYGIVEKMAKDLGIKTHELIANKEKIALIQPEKYTTEEIGILGIKDIVKELEKPGLDPRKAAKIFEFDPNVKKITDLKVGMILPGIVNNITAFGCFVDLGIKESGLVHISQLKDGFVSDVNEVVKLHQHVRVKVTDVDETRKRVQLSMIL; from the coding sequence ATGACGACCGTAACATTTATACAGCAGCAGCTCAATATTTCCGAGAAGAGCATCAACAATACTTTACAACTGTTAGCAGAAGACTGCACCATTCCCTTTATTTCACGATACAGAAAGGATAAGACCGGAAATCTGGATGAAGTGCAGATTGAGCAGATTTCAAAGATCAGCAAGCAGTTTGAAGACATCGTAAAGAGAAAGGAAGCGATTTTAAAAGCAATTGAAGAACAGAATGCCCTGGCGCCTGAATTAAAACAAAGAATTGAAGAAAGTTTTGATATTCCTGAGCTTGAAGATTTATATCTGCCCTTCAAAAAACGCAGAAAAACAAAAGCTGATGCCGCTAAGGAAAAAGGACTGGAACCATTAGCTAAAATTATTATGAGCCAGAAAAGCAGTGATTTGCAGTTCCTGGCTTCCAAATATCTGAACGCTGAAGTTCCCAATGAGGAAGAAGCGCTTCAGGGAGCCAGAGATATCATGGCAGAATGGATTAATGAAAATATGTATGTCCGCAAAAACCTGCGCCGACTTTTCCAACGTAAAGCCATGATCACTTCAAAGGCTGTAAAGGCCAAAAAAGATGAAGAAGAAGCCCAAAAGTTCTCACAGTACTTTGAATGGGAAGAAAATCTTACGCGAACTCCTTCTCACAGGCTTCTGGCTATGCTCAGAGCTGAATCGGAGGGTTTTGTAAAACTAAATATCGGAATTGATAAGGAAGAAGCAATAGACTTTATAGAAAAAGCGGTGATTAAATCCGATAATGAAAGTTCGGATCAAATTGCTGTAGCGATAAAAGACAGCTATAAAAGACTTCTGGAGCCAGCCATTTCGAATGAAGCTTTGCAGGAAGCCAAAGAAAAAGCGGATAAAAAAGCCATTGAGATCTTCTCTGAAAACCTCAGCCAGTTACTTCTTGCCCCGCCGTTGGGTGAAAAAAGAATCCTGGCGATAGATCCCGGATATAAAAGCGGTTGTAAAGTGGTCTGCATTGATGAAAAAGGTGATCTTCTCCACAATGAAACCCTTTATCCCCATGCTCCGCAGAATGAAAGCGGAATGGCCATGAAAAAGATCCGGTCTATGGTGAATGCTTACAATATTGAAGCGATTTCTATCGGAAACGGAACGGCAAGCCGTGAAACTGAGTTCTTTATTAAAAAAATTGCTTTCGATAAGCCTTTGCAGGTTTTTGTGGTTTCGGAAGCCGGCGCATCGGTGTATTCGGCCAGCAAAATTGCAAGGGATGAATTTCCGTCCTATGATGTGACGGTACGTGGCGCTGTTTCTATCGGGAGAAGACTGGCAGATCCGCTTGCGGAACTGGTAAAAATTGACGCCAAATCTATCGGTGTAGGGCAATATCAGCACGATGTAGATCAGACCCAGCTGAAAAGTGAGCTTGATACTACCGTGATGAAATGTGTGAATTCTGTAGGAATCAATTTAAATACAGCCAGCAAATCCCTCCTGAGCTATGTTTCGGGAATCGGTGAAAAAATGGCAGAAAATATTGTGAATTATAGAACTGAAAACGGTCCTTTCGAAGACAGAAAACAGTTGAAAAAAGTTCCGAGGCTTGGAGAAAAGGCTTATCAGCAGGCTGCAGCGTTCGTTAGGATCACCAATGCTCAAAATCCTCTGGATAATTCTGCGGTTCATCCTGAAGCTTACGGAATTGTAGAGAAAATGGCTAAAGATTTAGGCATTAAAACCCATGAGTTGATCGCCAATAAGGAGAAAATTGCATTGATCCAGCCTGAAAAATACACTACGGAAGAGATTGGAATCCTGGGAATCAAGGATATTGTAAAAGAACTGGAAAAACCGGGACTGGATCCGAGAAAAGCAGCCAAAATTTTTGAATTTGATCCGAATGTAAAAAAAATCACAGACTTAAAAGTCGGAATGATTTTGCCCGGAATTGTCAATAATATTACTGCCTTCGGATGTTTTGTGGATCTTGGGATTAAGGAAAGCGGGCTGGTTCATATTTCTCAGCTGAAAGACGGGTTTGTTTCCGATGTCAATGAAGTGGTAAAACTCCATCAGCATGTCCGTGTAAAAGTGACAGATGTGGATGAAACCAGAAAAAGAGTGCAGCTAAGCATGATCCTGTAA
- a CDS encoding HAD family hydrolase: MSAKNLIFDLDGTLWDSRATIITIWNEVLNKHQLIQKDLKPEDMNQYMGLLADDILRDIVPGISDQKVHEVLSEIVRNENQLLHIHGGILYDGVEETLKSLAKSHTLFIVSNCQEDYIEAFLEFTQFGNLFKDFESYGRTGKPKSENIRLIMERNHLNSENSVYIGDTQTDYNSATASHLPFIFCEYGFGTLNDRKYQPSISRLSELENLFQ; the protein is encoded by the coding sequence TTGAGCGCTAAAAATTTAATTTTCGATCTGGACGGAACACTTTGGGATTCCAGAGCAACCATCATCACGATATGGAACGAGGTTTTAAATAAACATCAACTGATTCAGAAAGATTTAAAACCTGAAGATATGAACCAATATATGGGCTTGCTGGCTGATGATATTTTAAGAGATATTGTTCCCGGAATTTCTGATCAGAAGGTTCATGAAGTTCTTTCTGAAATTGTACGAAATGAGAATCAGCTTTTACATATCCATGGTGGTATTCTTTATGACGGTGTGGAAGAAACCTTGAAAAGTCTGGCAAAAAGCCATACTCTTTTTATCGTCAGCAATTGTCAGGAAGACTATATTGAAGCATTTTTGGAATTTACTCAGTTTGGAAACCTGTTTAAAGATTTTGAATCTTACGGGCGGACCGGAAAACCGAAATCTGAGAATATCCGGCTGATTATGGAAAGGAATCACTTAAATTCTGAAAATTCAGTGTATATCGGGGATACCCAAACGGATTATAATTCCGCTACAGCCAGCCATTTGCCGTTTATTTTCTGTGAATATGGTTTCGGAACATTGAATGACCGGAAATACCAGCCCTCGATTTCAAGGCTTTCAGAATTGGAAAATCTATTTCAATAG